In the Aythya fuligula isolate bAytFul2 chromosome 8, bAytFul2.pri, whole genome shotgun sequence genome, one interval contains:
- the F3 gene encoding tissue factor — MLRAHAGFRALLLGALLWRLAAAGNLELPTAVNVTWSSINFKTILQWQPKPSGYFYTVEIHGQTSDTQKKCILTTETECDVTDALRNVKETYTAHILSVQSAGMDNFEEPPFASSEKFTPYNQTILGKPEIQNYTQKDSKLNIVFQDPLTPYMFLNGSFQSIRDIFKHDLEYKLYYWKDQSSGKKEATTKSNTFEISVDNTNNYCFYIEATIPSRRENRTGQESMVFCTSVGRTILDEYGAEVFIIIAVIAIAVITLAIVLSVILCKRKKAKAAREKEPLNGI; from the exons ATGCTGCGAGCCCACGCCGGATTCCGAGCTCTGCTGCTCGGCGCCCTGCTGTGGCGCCTGGCCGCTGCCG gtaaCTTAGAACTACCAACAGCAGTTAATGTAACTTGGTCTTCAATCAACTTTAAAACTATACTACAGTGGCAACCAAAACCGTCAGGCTACTTCTATACAGTAGAAATACATGG ACAGACAtctgacacacaaaaaaaatgcatactgACCACGGAAACAGAGTGTGATGTTACTGATGCACTCAGGAATGTGAAAGAGACCTACACAGCACATATATTGTCTGTACAATCTGCAGGGATGGATAACTTTGAAGAACCACCTTTTGCAAGCTCTGAAAAATTCACACCTTATAATCAGA cTATTCTTGGAAAACCAGAAATCCAGAATTACACACAGAAGGATTCCAAACTGAATATTGTGTTCCAAGATCCACTTACACCGTATATGTTTCTTAATGGAAGCTTTCAAAGTATTCGAGATATTTTCAAACATGACCTGGAATACAAACTTTATTACTGGAAAGATCAGAGTTCTGGAAAG aaagaggcaacaacaaaaagcaatacTTTTGAAATAAGCGTTGACAACACAAACAACTACTGCTTCTACATAGAGGCAACCATTCCCTCTCGCAGAGAAAACCGTACTGGTCAAGAAAGCATGGTGTTTTGTACCAGTGTAGGAAGAACTATCTTAGACG AATATGGAGCAGAAGTCTTTATCATCATAGCAGTGATAGCAATTGCAGTCATCACTCTTGCCATTGTTCTATCAGTGATCCTGTGTAAAcgcaaaaaagcaaaagctgcaagagaaaaagaaccGCTTAATGGTATCTGA